GATCCCACGGGTCGCGCGAGCAGAAGTCGGGGACGATGTCGTAGTTCAGGTCGGCCACCGCCACGGCGAGCAGTTCGGGTGTCCAGTCGCCGCCCGCGTTGCCGGCCAGGTCGGTGCACGAGATGTAGGGCGCCGAGTCCCCCACCAGGGCGATGGCCTCGCCCTCGTTGAAGGCGATGATCGCCGCGCCGATCCAGGGCGACGCGTCGACGGCGAGCACGCCGCCACCCCGCACCGAAGCCCGGTTGTCGACCAGCGTCGCGTGGTCGACGTTCACCTGCGACGCCGCGAAGCAGGCCACCCCGCCGCCGTACCGCGCGGCGTTGCCCGACACGATGGTGTCGATCAGGCCCACGACGGCGCCGTTGTCGGCGAAGACCCCGCCGCCGTAGCCCAGGGCGCCGGTGGCGGTGTTGGTCACGAGCCGGCAGCCGATCAGGGCCACCGAGCCGCCGAGGCGGGCCGAGACGGCCCCGCCCCAGTCGGCGACGTTGCCGGTGAAGTCGCAGGCGGTGACCACCGGCGACGATCCGATGCTCGCCTCGACGGCGCCCCCGCCGCCCGCGGGCGCGCGGTTGTCCTCGAAGCGGCAGCCATTCAGCTGCGGCGAACAGGAGACGGCGCGCAGGGCCCCGCCGTGGGCCGCGGCCTCGTTGTCCCGGAACACGACCCGGGTGAAGCGCGTCGGGCTGCTCCGCACGAGGACGGCGCCGCCGCTTCCCTCGTAGCTCGACGTTCCGCCGGCCAGGCCGCCCGTGAGGGTGAGATTGCTCACCCGCGTCGAATCGGCGAGGCCGTCGATGAGCAGGACGCGGCCGAGACGGCCGGCGTCGAGGAGGGTGTCCGTGGGTTCGGACCCCGCACCGCGGATGTCCACACCCACCGGGATCCGCAGATCGACGGCGGTGTGACGGCCGGGGGCCAGGGTGATCGTGTCCCCGGCCCGGGCCGCGGCCAGGGCCGCCGCCAGATCCGGGTGGGTTCCCGGCACCGTCCACTCCGCCGCAACGGCGGCGAGGGCCGGGAGCAGAACTGCGCCGAACAGGGCGACGCTGCAGATGGTTTTCTTCATGGAACCGATTCCTGGGGCTTGGTGGGGCTCCAGACGACGGTCACGTGGGGCGATCGGGGGGTGATCTGGCAAGGGGCGGGCCCGGGGCCCGGGCGGGACGAACCAAACATCAAAGGCAGCCGGGCGGGCCCCACCCGCCGGCCGGAGTCTGCCCGGAGCGCCATCCGGCCCCAATCAAGCCCTGCGGGGGCAACAGGTTGGGTTCTGACGCCGCCATGACACGGGACACAGGATCCGTTAAAAATGAATCAGCATTCAGGAAAACGGAGGCCGCCGTGACGGTTTCGGGAGTTCTGAAGCCCGCGTCTCGAATCCGGACGAGATTTTTGGGGACCGCGGCACCTGAGGCGTCTGTCTTGAGAATAATCTTCAGGATTCACCGGGTTCGCGCGCCCATCGCTGACATTTTGGCAAGGCGGCGACGCCCAGCGAGGACAACCTGACAACGACGCACCCCGGAAGGACAGCCCTCCGGGGTGCGTCTGGGGCGGCCGGCGATCACATGTGGCCGGCGTAGGGCACCTTGGGTGTCGCGAACGCGTCCGGATCGGCCGCGAACGCCTCTTTCGTCTTCTCATCCGGGAAGTAGAAGACCCGTCCCCCGTGATCGAGCCGGGGCGACTCGGCCGTGGGCGTGAACTTCTCCTCCGAGACCGGATCGGTCAGGCGACCGGTGAACCGCCAGGGCGACTGGCGGAACGTCGCCAGGGCCTCGTCGTCGGCCAGGTAGTAGGTCTCGTAATTGACGAAGACGCGATGGGCCTCGTCGAGGCGGGCGGGTCGATCGGTCTTGACCACGCAGGGGACGGTGACGCCCAGCTGGTTCAACCAGATCTCGGGACCTTGCACGAAGGTCACGGCGCAGGGGCGTCAGCAGAAGCCGACCGGGCGCCCGTTCACGTACGATGCCCCCATCTTGGGGTTCAGGCGCACCTTCCGCACCGGGCAGCGGTCGTTGAGGGTGATCAGTCCGTCGCAGAAGTAGCGCAGTTGGGGCAGGGAGTCGGCCGGGGAGACGTATTCGGCCAGGGGTTCGACCTTGTCGCCGTTCATGGCCGCCGGCGAGGCCGCCTGGACGCCGCCCGCCAGGAGCAGGCCCAGCAGGGCTCCGGCGCACCGCAGCCGCATCGAGGTTGGAGTCATGGATCATCCCTCCGTTGGGGTCAGGGGTCGGGGTCGCCTTCCATACAAGAAGACTCCCCTTTCAGTTCCCGCGGAGAGAGGGCGTCAGCGGAACCTGGCCTTCAGGGACCCGAAGGTGGGCTGGTCGTTGGGCAGCACGTCGCCCTCGACGCTGACGGTGATGGGCAGGTCCATGAAGAAGGGGCTGCCGCCGTCGCAGTCCTGGGCGGCGCCGAAGGGTCCGGCGGCCCACAGGTAGTCGCCGGAGAAGGGCGCCGCCACGCGCACGGTCATCGACGCCAGCCAGATGGCGTCCTGGTCGAGGCAGGTGGGCGCGGACGAGACCATGCCCGCCAGGGGATGGCCCTCGTGCTCGAGGTCGGGATTCAGTTCCATGTCGACGATCTGGACCGCCGCCCCGCAGCACACCTGGTGGATGACCCAATGCAGAGAGGTGACCGGCTGGTCCATGGGCATTCCCGGCTGGTTGCCGAAGGCCATGGCGTAGATGGTGAAGGTCGAGTCCGGGTCGATGACGATGCGGTCGACGTGGTGGTCCTGCGAGGCGCTCAGGCCGATGCGCGGGAAGACCTCCTGCGAGCGGGCCGCACCCGCCGCCAGGAGCAGCAGGGCCAGGATGGGCAGCACCAGCCAGGCCAGGGGCGGCCGGGGGCGCGCGGCGACGCGGACGCGGGTGCGGGCGAGCGGGGTGCGGGTCATCGGGGCCGTCCTTCGGGCTGCGAGCGGGTCGAGGTCTTCGGCAAAAGCATACGACCTCGGCGGCCCGGCCCGCAAGGGGGTCAGTCGCCCGCGAGCCGGGCGGCGGCCCGCTCCCAGTCGGCGTCGGTGGTGACCTTCCAGTTTCCCGCCTCGCCGGCGACCACCGCCGGCGCGTCGCCCCGGGCGGCCGCCAATCCCCCATCGTCCGTGAATTCAAGGCTTTCGGCCGCGGCCCAGGCGTGGGCGGCGAAGAATCCGGCCCACCGGAAGACCTGGGGCGTCTGCACGGCCACCAGCTCGGCGCGCGCCAGGTACTCGGCGCCGGCATCGGCCCGCGAGCGGACGATGGTGTCGGGCACCGGGACCCCGGGCACGGCGCCCCCGGCGGCGAGGGCCGCCCGGGCCAGGGCGTCGAGCAGGTCGTGGGAAGCGAAGGGGCGGGCCGTGTCGTGGACCGCCACCAGGTCGTCGGGCCCGGGTCCCAGACGGGTATCGAGCTCGCGCAGGGCGTGCCAGGTCGAAGCGGTGCGAGTGGCGCCCGGCGCCGCCAGCTGGAAGGGCAGCGCGGGCCGGCCGCGGCGCCGGTCGGCGAGGACGGCCGCCACCTCCCGCGCCACGGGCGCGTGGCGCTCCTCGGGTGCGGTGATGGTCAGGCTGGCCAGATGCCACGGCGCGTCCGGGCGCTCGTCCAGGAAGGTGCGCAGGCTGACGGTGTAGAGCGGGCCCCGTGCGGTGCGGCGGAACTGCTTGGGCTCGCCGTCGCCTCCGCCGGCCCGCAGGCCGCGGCCCCCCGCCAGCAGCACCAGATGCAGAGGCGTGGGCCTCACGAGTCGGCCTCCGCGCGGCGGGCCGGCGTGAGCGCCAGGGCCACGGCCTCCTCCACGCTGGCCACGGTCACGAGCTCGAGTCCGCCGAGGCGGCGCTTGCGCCCGCGGCTCGCGTCGGCGGCCAGCACCGCCCGCCGGAAACCGTGGCGCGACGCCTCGCGCAGCCGCGACTCCAGGTCGGTCACCTGCCGGATCTCCCCCGTCAGGCCCACCTCGCCCAGCACCAGCGTGTCGACCGGCACGGGCTTCTCGCGCAGCGAGGAGGCCAGGGCGATCATGATGGCCAGGTCGGCACCCGGGTCGTCGATGCGCCCGCCGCCGGCCACCTTGACGAAGATGTCGCAGCCGGCCAGATCGAGCCCGGCGCGCTTCTCGAGTATGGCGCCGAGGAGGGCCACGCGCTTGTTGTCGACGCCCTGCACCACGCGCTGGGGCGTGCCGTACCGCGACGACGAGACCAGGGCCTGCACCTCCACCAGAAAGGTGCGCGAGCCGTTCTTCACCGCGCCCACCGCGGCGCCCGGCTCGACGCCCCGCCGTCCGGAGAGGAAGA
This genomic window from bacterium contains:
- a CDS encoding 2-C-methyl-D-erythritol 4-phosphate cytidylyltransferase encodes the protein MRPTPLHLVLLAGGRGLRAGGGDGEPKQFRRTARGPLYTVSLRTFLDERPDAPWHLASLTITAPEERHAPVAREVAAVLADRRRGRPALPFQLAAPGATRTASTWHALRELDTRLGPGPDDLVAVHDTARPFASHDLLDALARAALAAGGAVPGVPVPDTIVRSRADAGAEYLARAELVAVQTPQVFRWAGFFAAHAWAAAESLEFTDDGGLAAARGDAPAVVAGEAGNWKVTTDADWERAAARLAGD